One Phaseolus vulgaris cultivar G19833 chromosome 2, P. vulgaris v2.0, whole genome shotgun sequence DNA window includes the following coding sequences:
- the LOC137810003 gene encoding leucine-rich repeat receptor-like serine/threonine-protein kinase BAM1, which yields MRVLFLFLFFHLPQTLSLPFSEYTALLSLRSAITDATPPVLSSWNASTSYCSWLGVTCDSHRHVIALNLTGLDLSGTLSADIAHLPFLSNLSLATNKFSGPIPPALSSLSSLRLLNLSNNGFNQTFPPELSRLQSLEVLDLYNNNMTGALPLAAAQMLNLRHLHLGGNFFSGRIPPEYGQWQRLEYLAVSGNELEGKIPPEIGNLTSLRELYIGYYNTYEGGIPPEIGNLSELVRLDAAYCGLSGEITAALGKLQKLDTLFLQVNALSGPLTPELGNLKSLKSMDLSNNMLSGEIPATFSELKNITLLNLFRNKLHGAIPEFIGELPSLEVVQLWENNFTGSIPEGLGKNGRLSVLDISSNKLTGALPPYLCSGNTLQTLITLENFLFGPIPEALGSCESLTRIRMGENFLNGSIPKGLFGLPKLTQVELQDNYLSGGFPEAGSVAVNLGQITLSNNQLSGPLPPSIGNFSSVQKLLLDGNMFSGPIPPQIGRLQQLSKIDFSGNKFSGRIEPEISQCKLLTFLDLSRNDLSGEIPNEITGMRILNCLNLSSNHLVGSIPSSISSMQSLTSVDFSYNNLSGLVPGTGQFSYFNYTSFLGNPDLCGPYLGACKDGVANGAHHPHAKGLSSSLKLLLVVGLLLCSIAFAVAAIFKARSLKKASDARAWKLTAFQRLEFTVDDVLQCLKEDNIIGKGGAGIVYKGAMRNGDHVAVKRLPAMSRGSSHDHGFNAEIQTLGRIRHRHIVRLLGFCSNHETNLLVYEYMPNGSLGEVLHGKKGGHLHWDIRYKIAVEAAKGLCYLHHDCSPLIVHRDVKSNNILLDSNHEAHVADFGLAKFLQDSGTSECMSAIAGSYGYIAPEYAYTLKVDEKSDVYSFGVVLLELITGRKPVGEFGDGVDIVQWARKMTDSNKEEVLKVLDPRLSSVPLHDVMHVFYVAMLCVEEQAVERPTMREVVQILTELPRPPGSKQEDLTESSLSSSNALESPSTASKDRQNPSQSPPPDLLSI from the exons ATGCGTGTCCTctttctgtttctgtttttccaTCTTCCTCAAACCCTTTCCTTGCCATTCTCAGAGTACACAGCCCTTCTCTCTCTTCGTTCAGCCATTACCGATGCCACTCCACCCGTTCTCTCTTCGTGGAACGCCTCCACCTCTTATTGCTCCTGGCTCGGCGTCACATGCGACTCCCACCGCCACGTCATTGCTCTCAACCTCACTGGACTCGACCTCTCCGGGACTCTCTCCGCCGACATAGCTCACCTCCCATTCCTCTCCAATCTCTCGCTAGCCACCAATAAGTTCTCCGGCCCCATCCCTCCGGCACTCTCCTCCCTCTCTTCCCTCCGCCTCCTCAATCTCTCCAACAATGGCTTTAACCAAACCTTCCCTCCGGAGCTCTCGCGCCTCCAGAGCCTCGAGGTCCTCGACCTCTACAACAACAACATGACCGGCGCGCTCCCTCTCGCCGCCGCGCAGATGCTCAACCTCCGCCACTTGCATCTCGGCGGGAACTTTTTCTCGGGCCGGATCCCGCCGGAGTACGGACAGTGGCAGCGCCTCGAGTACCTTGCTGTCTCCGGAAACGAGCTCGAAGGGAAAATACCGCCAGAGATCGGGAACCTGACCAGCCTCCGGGAGCTTTACATCGGCTACTACAATACTTACGAGGGCGGCATTCCGCCGGAGATCGGAAACTTGTCGGAGCTGGTGAGACTGGACGCTGCGTACTGTGGTTTGTCCGGCGAGATTACTGCGGCGCTGGGTAAGCTGCAGAAGCTGGACACGCTGTTCCTTCAGGTGAATGCGCTATCAGGGCCTCTCACGCCGGAGCTGGGAAACCTGAAGAGCTTGAAATCGATGGATTTGTCTAACAACATGCTCTCCGGGGAGATTCCGGCGACTTTCAGCGAGCTGAAGAATATTACGCTGCTGAACCTGTTCAGGAACAAGCTTCATGGAGCAATACCGGAGTTTATAGGGGAACTTCCGTCGCTGGAAGTGGTGCAATTGTGGGAAAACAATTTCACAGGTAGCATTCCTGAGGGTTTAGGCAAGAACGGGAGACTGAGCGTTCTTGATATTTCTTCTAACAAATTAACTGGGGCTCTGCCTCCTTACCTCTGTTCTGGGAACACACTTCAGACTTTGATAACTCTCGAGAATTTCTTGTTCGGTCCAATTCCGGAAGCGCTTGGGAGTTGTGAATCCCTTACTCGGATTCGAATGGGAGAGAACTTTCTAAATGGGTCCATTCCGAAAGGGCTTTTTGGACTTCCCAAACTTACCCAGGTTGAGCTTCAGGATAATTATCTCTCTGGAGGGTTTCCGGAGGCGGGTTCTGTAGCTGTTAATCTTGGTCAGATAACTCTCTCCAACAACCAGCTTTCTGGGCCTTTGCCTCCTTCCATCGGTAACTTCTCCAGCGTGCAAAAGCTCCTTCTTGACGGTAACATGTTTTCGGGTCCGATCCCTCCTCAGATTGGGAGGTTGCAACAGCTCTCAAAGATTGACTTTAGTGGCAACAAGTTCTCGGGTCGTATTGAACCTGAAATCAGTCAGTGTAAGTTGTTAACTTTTCTAGACCTTAGCCGGAATGATCTCTCCGGAGAGATCCCAAATGAGATTACTGGAATGAGGATATTGAATTGCCTTAATCTCTCAAGCAATCATTTAGTGGGTAGCATTCCCTCTTCAATATCCTCGATGCAAAGTTTAACTTCTGTTGATTTTTCGTACAACAATCTGTCTGGTTTGGTGCCCGGTACCGGTCAATTCAGCTACTTCAACTACACGTCTTTCTTGGGAAACCCCGACCTCTGTGGCCCCTATTTAGGTGCTTGCAAGGATGGGGTTGCCAATGGTGCACATCATCCTCATGCGAAAGGACTCTCGTCTTCTTTGAAGCTTCTACTTGTTGTCGGGTTGCTTCTATGTTCCATTGCTTTTGCTGTGGCGGCAATATTTAAGGCTCGATCACTGAAGAAGGCCAGTGATGCTCGTGCATGGAAGTTGACTGCGTTTCAACGTTTGGAATTCACTGTTGATGATGTTTTGCAGTGCTTGAAGGAGGATAATATTATAGGCAAAGGAGGTGCAGGCATTGTCTACAAAGGGGCTATGCGTAACGGGGATCATGTTGCTGTGAAAAGGCTTCCGGCTATGAGTAGAGGCTCTTCCCACGACCATGGGTTCAACGCAGAGATTCAGACACTTGGGCGAATCCGACACAGGCACATTGTTAGATTGTTGGGTTTCTGTTCAAATCATGAGACTAACCTTTTGGTCTATGAGTACATGCCCAATGGAAGCTTGGGTGAGGTTCTTCATGGAAAGAAGGGGGGTCATTTGCATTGGGACATAAGGTATAAAATTGCCGTGGAGGCTGCCAAAGGGCTTTGCTATCTCCACCATGATTGTTCTCCGCTCATTGTTCACCGTGATGTGAAGTCAAACAACATCCTTCTTGATTCTAATCATGAAGCTCATGTTGCTGATTTTGGGCTTGCCAAGTTCCTGCAAGATTCTGGGACATCTGAATGCATGTCTGCTATTGCTGGTTCATATGGATACATAGCTCCAG AGTATGCCTACACATTGAAAGTTGATGAGAAAAGCGATGTGTACAGTTTTGGCGTGGTTCTTTTAGAACTTATCACAGGCAGGAAACCAGTTGGGGAATTTGGTGACGGTGTGGACATTGTGCAATGGGCAAGGAAAATGACGGACTCTAACAAGGAAGAAGTTCTTAAAGTTCTTGATCCTAGGCTTTCGTCAGTTCCCCTCCACGATGTGATGCATGTTTTCTATGTAGCCATGCTATGTGTGGAAGAACAGGCTGTAGAGAGACCAACTATGCGTGAAGTTGTCCAAATACTGACAGAGCTTCCAAGACCACCTGGTTCTAAACAGGAAGACTTAACAGAATCCTCTTTGTCATCATCCAATGCTTTAGAATCTCCATCCACAGCCTCTAAAGATCGTCAAAATCCTTCTCAATCTCCACCACCCGATCTTCTGAGCATTTAA
- the LOC137810002 gene encoding transcription factor bHLH25-like isoform X1, with translation MMEIASTNYFPELEMEYLSFLDQYQMDSIACPLDDFDFESFSGSPESNSSYQLNSESTPNCFPAESPDLSVTPPRPTKRIKTFNTFKTCASHLISQNVSASPSSQIISFGHVNASPRGSHQFHNLHGRPKIENPSSENMDFTDFVSQGSYEGKSFLSSDNRTNLVGITTRNPIQAQEHVIAERKRREKLSQKFIALSAVLPGLKKMDKASVLGDAIKYVKQLQERVQTLEEKTAKSTTGSSVLLKRSILFADDENSDSHCDHSLPEIEVRVTGKDVLIRTQSDKHSGRAAKILSELEKLHFIVQSSSLLPFGNNNIDVTIIAQMKENYMAAKDLLGRLRQALKQVDGA, from the exons ATGATGGAAATCGCGTCCACCAACTACTTCCCTGAACTT GAAATGGAGTATCTTAGCTTTCTTGATCAATACCAGATGGATTCTATTGCATGCCCACTGGATGACTTCGACTTCGAGTCTTTCTCCGGATCCCCAGAGAGCAATTCATCTTATCAGCTCAACTCCGAAAGCACACCAAATTGTTTCCCAGCTGAAAGTCCTGATCTGTCTGTTACCCCTCCAAGACCAACCAAGAGGATCAAGACATTCAATACCTTCAAAACGTGTGCCAGTCACTTAATTTCCCAGAATGTTTCCGCTTCTCCATCCTCTCAAATTATTTCTTTTGGCCACGTTAATGCTTCACCACGTGGTTCCCACCAATTTCACAACCTCCATGGGAGGCCTAAAATCGAAAACCCGTCTAGTGAGAACATGGACTTTACAGACTTCGTTTCTCAAGGTTCATATGAGGGCAAAAGTTTCCTCAGTTCTGATAATAGAACGAACCTGGTTGGCATAACCACTAGGAACCCAATCCAAGCCCAAGAGCACGTAATAGCTGAAAGAAAACGAAGGGAAAAGCTCAGCCAGAAGTTCATCGCTCTTTCTGCCGTCCTCCCTGGCCTCAAGAAG ATGGACAAGGCTTCAGTGTTGGGAGATGCTATCAAGTATGTGAAACAACTGCAAGAGCGCGTGCAAACTCTGGAGGAGAAAACAGCGAAGAGCACAACCGGTTCTTCAGTCCTGTTGAAAAGATCTATTCTCTTTGCTGACGATGAAAATTCTGACAGCCACTGCGACCATTCACTCCCTGAAATCGAAGTCAGAGTTACCGGGAAAGACGTACTCATAAGAACTCAAAGCGATAAACACAGTGGGCGCGCGGCAAAGATACTCAGCGAATTAGAAAAGCTTCATTTCATTGTCCAGAGTAGCAGCCTTTTGCCCTTCGGCAATAACAATATTGATGTAACTATTATTGCTCAG ATGAAGGAAAATTACATGGCAGCAAAGGATCTTCTAGGAAGGTTACGACAGGCTTTGAAGCAAGTTGATGGGGCCTAA
- the LOC137810002 gene encoding transcription factor bHLH18-like isoform X2 — MMEIASTNYFPELMDSIACPLDDFDFESFSGSPESNSSYQLNSESTPNCFPAESPDLSVTPPRPTKRIKTFNTFKTCASHLISQNVSASPSSQIISFGHVNASPRGSHQFHNLHGRPKIENPSSENMDFTDFVSQGSYEGKSFLSSDNRTNLVGITTRNPIQAQEHVIAERKRREKLSQKFIALSAVLPGLKKMDKASVLGDAIKYVKQLQERVQTLEEKTAKSTTGSSVLLKRSILFADDENSDSHCDHSLPEIEVRVTGKDVLIRTQSDKHSGRAAKILSELEKLHFIVQSSSLLPFGNNNIDVTIIAQMKENYMAAKDLLGRLRQALKQVDGA; from the exons ATGATGGAAATCGCGTCCACCAACTACTTCCCTGAACTT ATGGATTCTATTGCATGCCCACTGGATGACTTCGACTTCGAGTCTTTCTCCGGATCCCCAGAGAGCAATTCATCTTATCAGCTCAACTCCGAAAGCACACCAAATTGTTTCCCAGCTGAAAGTCCTGATCTGTCTGTTACCCCTCCAAGACCAACCAAGAGGATCAAGACATTCAATACCTTCAAAACGTGTGCCAGTCACTTAATTTCCCAGAATGTTTCCGCTTCTCCATCCTCTCAAATTATTTCTTTTGGCCACGTTAATGCTTCACCACGTGGTTCCCACCAATTTCACAACCTCCATGGGAGGCCTAAAATCGAAAACCCGTCTAGTGAGAACATGGACTTTACAGACTTCGTTTCTCAAGGTTCATATGAGGGCAAAAGTTTCCTCAGTTCTGATAATAGAACGAACCTGGTTGGCATAACCACTAGGAACCCAATCCAAGCCCAAGAGCACGTAATAGCTGAAAGAAAACGAAGGGAAAAGCTCAGCCAGAAGTTCATCGCTCTTTCTGCCGTCCTCCCTGGCCTCAAGAAG ATGGACAAGGCTTCAGTGTTGGGAGATGCTATCAAGTATGTGAAACAACTGCAAGAGCGCGTGCAAACTCTGGAGGAGAAAACAGCGAAGAGCACAACCGGTTCTTCAGTCCTGTTGAAAAGATCTATTCTCTTTGCTGACGATGAAAATTCTGACAGCCACTGCGACCATTCACTCCCTGAAATCGAAGTCAGAGTTACCGGGAAAGACGTACTCATAAGAACTCAAAGCGATAAACACAGTGGGCGCGCGGCAAAGATACTCAGCGAATTAGAAAAGCTTCATTTCATTGTCCAGAGTAGCAGCCTTTTGCCCTTCGGCAATAACAATATTGATGTAACTATTATTGCTCAG ATGAAGGAAAATTACATGGCAGCAAAGGATCTTCTAGGAAGGTTACGACAGGCTTTGAAGCAAGTTGATGGGGCCTAA